A region of uncultured Carboxylicivirga sp. DNA encodes the following proteins:
- a CDS encoding serine hydrolase → MKSLRHIFIFFVCFLLTTASTNPYPIDGYDSTGIRRLKRLQLIIDGTIKEAKPISGALKTSASIQLNLLGIKGDSLNSIPNTNPPLQKAISSLFPLLDESYSIAVLDITKNKPIRYACLKEHRQYQPGSVGKIAVATGFFNELARLYPNSVENRIKLLKSKKVIAGKWALYDEHTVPFFNIENQTFLKRTVKADDVFSLYEWLDHMLSVSNNGAASVIWRETILLHVFGSDYETLTQEQAELYFTSTPKQSLSDLANTVVNNPLREIGIDKNEWRLGTFFTKGASSYIFGQGGSTATPYALMKYLISLERGIVIDEFSSLEIKKLLYMTDRRIRYASSPALTNAAVYFKSGSLYKCKPEEGYECAKYKGNVDNYMNSVCIVEHPDGTTYLVVLMSNVLKKNSNIDHQTLATYIDRIMRKKL, encoded by the coding sequence ATGAAATCCTTAAGACATATCTTTATATTTTTTGTTTGTTTTTTATTAACAACAGCTTCGACCAACCCCTATCCCATTGACGGTTATGACAGTACCGGAATCAGAAGATTAAAAAGATTGCAGCTAATAATTGATGGGACCATAAAAGAGGCTAAACCCATTAGTGGTGCTCTAAAAACGTCAGCAAGTATTCAATTAAATTTATTGGGTATAAAAGGTGATAGCTTAAATAGTATTCCTAATACAAACCCTCCACTTCAAAAAGCCATATCTTCTTTATTTCCATTGCTGGATGAAAGTTATTCAATAGCTGTTTTAGATATCACAAAAAACAAACCGATTAGATATGCCTGCCTTAAAGAACACAGACAATATCAACCGGGAAGTGTTGGAAAAATTGCTGTTGCAACAGGTTTCTTTAATGAATTAGCTCGCTTATATCCTAACTCAGTTGAAAACAGAATAAAACTTCTAAAATCAAAAAAAGTAATAGCGGGCAAATGGGCACTTTATGACGAGCATACGGTTCCTTTTTTTAATATTGAAAACCAAACTTTTCTGAAAAGAACAGTAAAGGCTGACGATGTTTTCTCATTGTATGAATGGCTCGACCATATGTTATCAGTTAGCAATAATGGAGCAGCAAGTGTTATATGGAGAGAAACAATATTACTTCATGTATTTGGGTCTGATTATGAAACCTTGACTCAAGAACAGGCAGAACTATATTTTACCAGCACACCAAAACAAAGTTTAAGCGACCTTGCTAATACTGTTGTCAATAATCCATTGCGAGAGATTGGAATTGATAAGAACGAATGGCGCCTGGGTACTTTTTTTACCAAAGGAGCAAGCTCATATATTTTTGGACAAGGAGGTAGTACTGCGACACCATATGCTTTAATGAAGTACCTAATCTCGCTGGAAAGAGGAATCGTAATTGATGAATTCTCCAGCCTTGAAATTAAAAAGTTACTATATATGACTGACAGAAGGATTAGATATGCGTCTTCACCAGCACTCACCAATGCTGCAGTTTATTTCAAATCAGGCAGTCTATATAAATGCAAACCAGAAGAGGGGTATGAATGTGCAAAATACAAAGGTAATGTTGATAATTATATGAATTCTGTTTGTATAGTTGAACATCCGGATGGCACTACCTATTTGGTAGTACTAATGTCTAATGTATTAAAGAAAAACTCAAATATTGATCACCAAACACTTGCTACATATATAGATCGAATAATGAGAAAAAAATTGTAA
- a CDS encoding PEP/pyruvate-binding domain-containing protein, producing MQTRINRIILIIILLLPAYSVLISQKHDDIKIKIQEFKSDPRGPYKDIRWFCPDGSVVPPQERCPDKGGVQRARYKDYIIELQNSEHLFLGQILSTTSFIDFWDADHNNSRLKQYQIEKYLRSIDNGWINRKAQFYRGAYQAEDEDTWGILFFQNILADQSIINQQFFLIRQAAKDIPHRTDDNLSQNIRLLSKEISDSIPEFLNIRVKIHGQPDNNDLNLVKNFISSRKNKLNQSMTQKLDLLIKNLNILYKQDQFESIKIYLSKLKSQKLNEKGKTFDLANINNLSINEKIKLISEILVWTRKEIQNSNAANDKLILIDISIKLEEIIRVESSQLNAKTLNDAIQNVRILMNTIYGCGYLEEWEWAYLAENDNITLNDSISIKEVSQFYKNALASIEWSSNQFLANYDEIVNKFIDFEPLTHGFIDEKIRNSCLLILGQQLEPINQILSVKQNKTNSIFNLNTESNARGLNTGYAKGKLVIIDNNNELKEVNSKNIYIFNRPPADLKPVAGIMTVTEGNMVSHVQLLARNLGIPNAILAPQLMNDLKQFNGSDIFYAVKKDGSIIMKPAIEMTEEENNLFKKANTRGKEDKLLVPVDKMNLSETSVLNLKNLNATHSGVYCGPKAANLAQLKHIFPENVVEGIVIPFGIFKMHMDQIIPKRNISYWQYLNNIFQHAAELKNNEVSESEIENYVLRELDQFRDLIKNMTFIPTFETDLKNMFQNTFNKELGQVPVFLRSDTNMEDLKEFTGAGLNLTLFNILDSKSIMEGILQVWASPYTERSYKWRQKFLLNPENVFPSILIIPSVNADCSGVVITKNILNGNSDSNTIAFSKGVGGAVEGQISETWIVNDQNAQLVSVAREPEMTFLPENGGIQKIFTGFNEPVLNAKKIAMVMNIANTVTKELNNAGKTEKDMAYDIELGIKDDKIWLFQVRPFVENKKANATEYLIKSSVSNNNLKLPLNEIIK from the coding sequence ATGCAAACTAGAATCAACAGAATTATATTAATTATTATACTTCTCTTACCTGCCTACTCTGTCTTAATTTCTCAAAAACATGATGATATTAAGATTAAGATTCAAGAATTCAAGAGTGATCCTCGAGGACCATATAAAGATATCAGATGGTTCTGCCCGGATGGTTCCGTTGTTCCTCCTCAAGAAAGATGTCCCGACAAAGGAGGTGTGCAGAGAGCCAGATATAAAGATTATATTATAGAGTTACAAAATTCAGAACATTTATTTTTGGGCCAAATCCTATCCACAACGTCATTTATAGATTTCTGGGATGCAGATCACAACAACTCAAGGTTAAAGCAATATCAGATTGAAAAATATTTGAGAAGTATTGATAATGGGTGGATTAACCGAAAAGCTCAGTTTTACAGAGGAGCTTATCAAGCAGAGGATGAAGATACCTGGGGAATTTTGTTCTTTCAAAATATTCTTGCAGATCAATCCATAATCAACCAACAATTTTTTCTGATTCGACAAGCAGCAAAAGATATTCCACATAGAACTGACGATAATTTATCGCAAAACATACGATTACTTTCAAAAGAAATATCAGATTCTATTCCTGAGTTTCTAAACATAAGGGTAAAAATTCATGGTCAACCTGATAATAATGATTTAAATCTCGTTAAAAACTTTATCTCTTCAAGAAAAAACAAGTTAAATCAATCAATGACCCAAAAACTGGATTTACTTATAAAAAACCTAAATATACTTTACAAGCAGGACCAATTTGAATCAATAAAAATCTATTTATCAAAGTTGAAATCACAAAAACTTAATGAAAAAGGAAAGACCTTTGATTTAGCCAATATCAATAACTTGTCTATAAACGAGAAAATTAAATTAATTTCTGAAATACTTGTCTGGACTCGTAAAGAAATTCAAAATTCAAATGCTGCAAATGATAAACTAATCCTCATTGATATATCAATAAAACTTGAAGAAATAATTAGGGTAGAATCCTCTCAATTGAATGCAAAGACATTAAATGATGCTATCCAGAACGTTAGAATATTAATGAATACTATATATGGCTGCGGTTATCTGGAAGAATGGGAGTGGGCTTATTTAGCTGAAAACGATAATATTACATTAAATGATTCTATTTCAATCAAAGAGGTTTCACAATTTTATAAAAACGCATTAGCCTCCATTGAATGGAGCAGTAACCAATTTCTGGCTAACTATGATGAAATTGTTAATAAATTTATTGATTTTGAACCTCTAACTCATGGATTTATTGATGAAAAGATAAGAAATAGTTGTTTATTAATTTTGGGACAGCAATTAGAACCAATCAACCAAATACTTTCGGTAAAACAAAACAAGACCAATTCAATTTTCAACTTAAATACTGAGTCTAACGCCCGTGGTTTAAATACAGGTTATGCAAAAGGGAAACTTGTTATTATAGATAACAATAATGAATTAAAAGAAGTAAACAGTAAGAATATTTACATTTTTAACCGCCCGCCAGCTGATCTCAAACCAGTAGCCGGTATTATGACCGTAACAGAAGGAAATATGGTATCTCATGTTCAATTACTGGCACGAAATCTGGGAATTCCAAATGCAATTCTGGCGCCTCAGTTAATGAATGATTTAAAACAATTTAACGGCAGTGATATTTTTTATGCGGTGAAAAAAGATGGATCGATTATTATGAAACCTGCCATCGAAATGACAGAAGAAGAAAATAATCTATTTAAAAAAGCCAATACAAGGGGCAAAGAGGATAAATTATTGGTACCTGTTGATAAAATGAATTTATCTGAAACTTCTGTTTTGAATTTGAAAAATCTGAATGCTACTCACTCTGGTGTATATTGTGGTCCCAAAGCTGCTAATCTGGCACAGCTCAAGCACATTTTTCCCGAAAATGTTGTAGAAGGAATTGTTATTCCCTTTGGAATATTTAAGATGCACATGGATCAGATAATTCCGAAGAGAAATATATCGTATTGGCAATATTTAAATAATATTTTTCAACATGCAGCAGAATTGAAAAATAATGAAGTATCAGAATCTGAAATAGAAAATTATGTTTTAAGAGAACTGGATCAATTTAGAGATTTAATTAAAAACATGACTTTTATTCCAACTTTTGAGACTGATTTAAAAAACATGTTTCAAAATACATTCAATAAAGAGCTGGGACAAGTACCTGTTTTTCTTAGAAGTGATACAAATATGGAAGACTTAAAGGAATTTACCGGCGCTGGATTAAATCTGACTCTTTTCAATATTCTTGATTCAAAATCCATAATGGAAGGTATTTTGCAAGTTTGGGCATCTCCTTATACCGAAAGAAGCTATAAATGGAGACAGAAATTCCTTTTGAACCCTGAAAATGTATTTCCTTCAATACTTATCATACCAAGTGTTAATGCTGATTGTTCGGGCGTTGTCATTACAAAAAATATTCTTAACGGCAATTCGGATTCAAATACGATCGCATTCAGTAAAGGAGTTGGCGGTGCTGTTGAAGGGCAAATTTCAGAAACATGGATCGTAAATGATCAGAATGCGCAACTGGTATCTGTTGCCCGAGAACCTGAAATGACTTTTTTGCCAGAGAATGGGGGTATACAGAAAATATTTACGGGCTTTAACGAACCTGTTTTAAATGCAAAAAAAATTGCGATGGTTATGAATATTGCAAATACAGTTACTAAGGAACTTAACAATGCAGGAAAAACTGAAAAAGATATGGCTTATGATATCGAATTAGGAATTAAAGATGACAAAATATGGTTATTTCAAGTCCGCCCATTTGTTGAGAATAAAAAAGCTAATGCTACTGAATACCTTATTAAATCCTCAGTGTCCAATAACAACTTGAAATTACCACTGAACGAAATTATCAAATGA
- a CDS encoding serine hydrolase has protein sequence MRSRKYIVIAVFIYLLTCIGINTESSAYEREGGEILPYNLPLPIQPFGLPIVISDSLFKPLRNQIDEEFQEQLQDIVSANKKWNRLISAQQLSIGVVDLSSPLNPRFARINGNHMMYAASLPKIAVLLAMEDALENGEIEENDSIRRDMRLMMSKSNNQSTTRLIDLIGFNKIANVLQDPKYNLYDEERGGGIWVGKRYAKTGQRIPDPLEGISHGATATQVCRFYYMLAYGKLVNFERSKEMLWYMSDPELHHKFVNTLDRIAPKAKLFRKSGSWKEYHSDSVLVWGPQWRRYIVVALVHDAEGENILRELIAEIDNMMMPK, from the coding sequence ATGCGGAGTAGGAAGTACATAGTAATAGCAGTTTTTATTTATTTACTAACATGTATTGGAATAAATACTGAAAGTTCAGCATATGAGAGAGAGGGAGGTGAGATATTGCCATATAATTTACCTTTACCAATTCAACCTTTTGGATTACCAATTGTAATAAGTGACTCTCTTTTTAAACCACTAAGGAATCAAATTGATGAGGAATTTCAGGAACAGTTACAAGATATTGTTTCCGCTAATAAAAAATGGAACAGATTAATAAGTGCACAACAATTATCTATTGGAGTGGTGGATTTAAGCTCACCTCTTAATCCAAGATTCGCACGGATTAATGGTAATCATATGATGTATGCTGCCAGCTTACCAAAAATTGCAGTTCTGTTAGCTATGGAAGATGCATTAGAGAATGGAGAAATTGAAGAAAATGATTCAATAAGAAGAGATATGAGACTTATGATGAGTAAGTCGAATAATCAATCAACCACTCGCCTAATTGATTTAATTGGTTTTAATAAAATAGCTAATGTATTACAGGATCCGAAATATAATTTGTATGATGAAGAAAGAGGAGGTGGTATTTGGGTAGGTAAAAGATATGCCAAAACAGGTCAGCGAATACCAGATCCTTTAGAGGGGATCAGCCATGGTGCTACGGCGACTCAGGTTTGTAGATTTTATTATATGTTGGCCTATGGTAAGTTGGTAAATTTTGAAAGATCTAAAGAAATGTTGTGGTATATGTCAGATCCAGAATTACATCATAAATTTGTCAATACTTTAGATCGAATAGCACCCAAAGCCAAATTATTTCGTAAGTCAGGTTCCTGGAAGGAGTATCATTCTGATTCAGTACTTGTTTGGGGGCCTCAATGGCGAAGGTATATTGTAGTTGCATTAGTACATGATGCAGAAGGTGAAAATATTTTAAGAGAGTTAATTGCAGAGATTGATAATATGATGATGCCCAAATAA
- a CDS encoding S9 family peptidase yields the protein MTDKFRNGNTVLPPIANRYDRTLLEHGHNRNDPYYWMRLTDDQKHNNEPDAQTTDVLNYLNGENSYCEQILKPSEQLRDDLYIELSERIQVDVESIPVFENEYWYYTRYNEGSEYPIYCRKHKTMEAEEQILLDANIRAKDVSFYNVVGLTVTSDNRILAFGEDTIGRRIYTIRFINLATGEILPDKIKNSTGIGVWANDNKTFFYTTKNSVSLLSNKIWRHKLGTVKKDENLVLHEKDSSFYIGVSKSKSGEYIFIHEQSTLSSNFYFINANTPDETFTPLTPLLKNHKYYIDHYHDRFYIRTNLNAENFRLMSTDIHNHTIENWKEIIPHDPEVFIQCVEIFEDFLVLEERCDALPQIRIINQRTGKKHYIKFNEEAYKIRIETNPDYFTHTLRFKYSSMTTPDTIIDYDMESREQTFRKSTRVPGHNSNNFNTRRLYAKARDGELIPISLVYKKGLSKSENNPCLMYSYGAYGESVEASFNANILSLLNRGFIYAVAHVRGGQTKGRIWYENGKLLNKKNTFYDFQDCARFLITERYTSPDHLYATGESAGGLLMGVTANMADCLFNGIIAEVPFVDVVTTMLDETIPLTTNEFHEWGNPKILEYYKYMLSYSPYDQVKAKPYPNLLVTTGFHDSQVQYWEPAKWVAKLRHYKTDNNLLLLSTNMETGHFGASGRFERMKELAMNYSFILMLEQKNKITSDCMKSE from the coding sequence ATGACAGACAAATTTAGAAATGGTAACACTGTTTTACCTCCTATTGCAAATCGTTATGATAGAACATTATTGGAACACGGCCATAATCGTAATGATCCATATTATTGGATGAGGCTTACTGATGACCAAAAACACAATAATGAACCTGACGCACAAACAACTGATGTTCTTAATTACTTAAATGGTGAAAATTCATATTGTGAGCAAATATTAAAACCTTCCGAACAATTACGTGACGACCTCTATATCGAATTATCAGAACGTATTCAAGTGGATGTTGAATCCATTCCTGTTTTTGAAAATGAATATTGGTATTACACGAGATACAACGAAGGTTCTGAATATCCTATTTATTGCAGAAAGCATAAGACAATGGAGGCAGAAGAACAAATTTTACTTGACGCCAATATTAGAGCCAAAGATGTTTCTTTTTACAACGTGGTAGGACTTACTGTAACCTCTGACAATAGAATTTTAGCCTTTGGTGAAGACACAATTGGACGACGAATATATACCATTCGTTTTATCAATCTAGCAACCGGAGAAATATTACCTGATAAAATAAAAAACTCCACTGGCATTGGTGTTTGGGCTAATGACAATAAAACTTTCTTTTACACCACTAAAAACAGTGTTTCTCTGCTTTCCAATAAGATATGGCGACACAAATTGGGTACGGTAAAAAAGGATGAAAATCTGGTATTGCATGAGAAAGATTCCTCTTTCTACATAGGTGTCAGTAAATCTAAATCGGGCGAATATATTTTTATTCACGAACAAAGTACACTATCAAGTAATTTCTATTTTATCAATGCCAATACTCCCGATGAAACATTTACACCATTAACTCCATTACTTAAAAACCACAAATATTATATTGACCATTATCATGATAGGTTCTATATCAGAACCAATCTGAATGCAGAAAATTTCAGGTTAATGTCAACCGACATACATAATCATACTATCGAAAACTGGAAAGAAATTATACCTCATGATCCGGAGGTCTTTATTCAATGTGTTGAGATTTTCGAAGATTTTTTGGTACTAGAAGAACGATGTGATGCTCTACCCCAAATTCGAATCATTAATCAGCGAACTGGAAAAAAACATTATATTAAATTTAATGAAGAAGCATACAAAATAAGAATCGAAACCAATCCGGATTATTTTACTCATACATTGCGATTTAAATACTCTTCAATGACAACACCTGATACAATCATTGATTATGATATGGAAAGTCGCGAGCAAACCTTTCGTAAATCAACCCGGGTTCCAGGACATAATTCAAATAACTTTAATACTCGTAGACTTTATGCCAAAGCCCGAGATGGGGAATTAATACCAATTAGTTTGGTTTACAAAAAAGGATTAAGTAAAAGTGAAAATAATCCCTGCTTAATGTATTCCTACGGAGCTTATGGCGAGTCCGTGGAAGCCTCCTTTAATGCTAATATATTAAGTTTACTAAACCGAGGTTTTATATATGCTGTAGCCCATGTACGGGGAGGACAAACCAAAGGGAGGATCTGGTATGAAAACGGAAAACTATTAAATAAAAAAAATACATTTTACGATTTTCAGGATTGCGCCCGTTTTTTGATTACAGAAAGATATACATCCCCCGATCATCTGTATGCTACTGGAGAAAGTGCAGGAGGATTATTAATGGGTGTGACAGCCAATATGGCCGACTGTCTTTTTAACGGTATAATTGCTGAAGTTCCTTTTGTTGATGTGGTAACAACAATGTTAGATGAAACTATTCCACTCACCACCAATGAATTTCATGAATGGGGTAACCCAAAAATTCTGGAATACTATAAATACATGCTTTCATATTCTCCTTATGATCAGGTGAAAGCTAAACCTTATCCTAATTTATTGGTTACAACTGGTTTCCACGACTCTCAAGTACAATACTGGGAACCTGCCAAATGGGTTGCCAAATTAAGACATTATAAAACAGATAATAACCTTTTACTATTATCAACCAATATGGAAACTGGTCATTTTGGTGCTTCCGGAAGATTTGAACGGATGAAAGAACTTGCTATGAATTATAGTTTTATTCTGATGCTTGAGCAAAAAAATAAAATTACATCTGATTGCATGAAATCTGAATAA
- a CDS encoding succinylglutamate desuccinylase/aspartoacylase family protein, producing the protein MRKDFRINNEIVKAGESKVVHFSLPALHSETMVTMPVHVVHGKKDGPVLLVSAAIHGDEINGVEIIRRLLSLDAMKRMKGTLLAVPIVNIYGFNSHSRYLPDRRDLNRSFPGAGSGSLAGRLAHIFLTEVVALADMCIDIHTASIHRDNLPQIRADLNNEKLNIMSNKFGSPIILHSAPPSGSLRAAANQVNVPVMVYESGEALRFDELSIRVGVRGILNVMNELEMHSKSIHRKQKPPVILRSSTWVRATTSGILRAIVTLGDLVKKGDVIGYISNPASKSDTIVEATTNGIIIGRTNIPLIYEGEALFHIGKSQQTKLIEEHLDTLNNDTLLNPPELVEEPVIV; encoded by the coding sequence ATGAGAAAAGATTTTAGAATAAATAATGAGATTGTAAAAGCTGGAGAAAGTAAAGTGGTTCATTTCTCTTTGCCAGCTTTGCACTCAGAAACGATGGTGACAATGCCCGTACACGTAGTTCATGGAAAAAAAGATGGTCCTGTATTGTTGGTTAGTGCAGCTATTCATGGAGATGAAATTAATGGAGTGGAAATCATCAGACGACTTTTATCCTTGGATGCTATGAAGCGTATGAAAGGAACATTGCTGGCAGTTCCTATTGTTAATATTTATGGATTTAATTCTCATTCAAGATATTTACCTGACAGACGTGACTTGAATCGGTCTTTTCCTGGGGCGGGTTCTGGCTCTCTGGCAGGTAGACTAGCGCATATTTTTTTGACTGAAGTTGTTGCTCTTGCTGATATGTGTATTGACATTCATACGGCATCGATACATCGCGATAACCTGCCTCAAATACGAGCAGACTTAAATAATGAAAAGTTGAATATTATGTCGAATAAGTTTGGTTCTCCGATTATCTTACATTCTGCTCCTCCATCCGGTTCGTTAAGAGCTGCAGCTAATCAGGTTAATGTTCCTGTTATGGTTTATGAATCAGGTGAAGCGCTTAGGTTTGATGAATTATCGATAAGAGTTGGTGTAAGAGGTATTTTAAATGTAATGAATGAACTTGAAATGCATTCAAAATCAATACATAGAAAACAAAAGCCTCCAGTTATTTTACGTTCGAGCACATGGGTAAGAGCTACTACTAGTGGTATTTTAAGGGCAATTGTAACTTTAGGTGACTTGGTGAAAAAAGGAGATGTCATCGGGTATATTTCCAATCCTGCAAGTAAATCGGACACCATTGTGGAAGCAACAACTAATGGTATTATTATCGGTAGAACTAATATTCCATTAATCTACGAAGGTGAGGCATTATTTCATATTGGCAAATCTCAACAAACCAAATTAATAGAAGAACATTTGGATACTCTTAATAATGATACATTATTAAATCCTCCTGAATTAGTAGAAGAACCCGTAATTGTATAG
- the ppk2 gene encoding polyphosphate kinase 2, with protein sequence MVLHTIENDPEYINLQAEMVKMQQWIKDSNKRLLVIFEGRDAAGKGGAIMRFIRFLNPRYYRVVALAKPTESEAGQWYFQRYIDKLPNAGEIVFFDRSWYNRAVVEPVMNFCTEDQYNLFLQQVTQLERMLVEDGIIIIKFWFSIDINEQKKRLEERKSNPLIQWKLSTVDMQAQLKWDDFTRYKELMFAKTGTKTCPWIVVKGNNKDNARKEAMRYVLENIDYSPKGLTGVRLKANTDIVSVLGI encoded by the coding sequence ATGGTATTGCATACAATTGAGAATGATCCGGAATACATTAATCTTCAGGCAGAAATGGTAAAAATGCAACAGTGGATTAAAGATTCAAATAAAAGACTGCTTGTTATTTTTGAAGGAAGAGATGCTGCCGGTAAGGGGGGTGCCATTATGCGATTTATACGATTTTTAAATCCCAGGTATTACAGAGTTGTAGCCTTGGCTAAACCAACAGAATCAGAAGCTGGACAATGGTACTTTCAAAGATATATTGACAAACTTCCAAATGCAGGTGAGATTGTATTCTTTGATCGCAGTTGGTATAATAGAGCAGTGGTTGAGCCTGTAATGAATTTTTGCACGGAAGACCAATATAACTTGTTTTTACAGCAGGTAACACAACTCGAGCGCATGTTAGTGGAAGATGGAATTATAATTATTAAGTTTTGGTTTAGTATCGATATTAATGAACAAAAAAAACGGTTGGAAGAAAGGAAGAGTAATCCTTTGATACAATGGAAATTAAGTACTGTTGATATGCAAGCTCAATTAAAATGGGATGATTTCACCAGATATAAGGAATTGATGTTTGCAAAAACAGGAACAAAAACTTGCCCTTGGATTGTTGTTAAAGGAAATAATAAAGATAATGCCAGAAAAGAGGCCATGAGATATGTGCTGGAAAACATAGATTATAGCCCCAAAGGTCTGACTGGTGTTAGGCTAAAAGCCAATACTGATATTGTGAGTGTTTTGGGGATATAA